The following proteins are encoded in a genomic region of Doryrhamphus excisus isolate RoL2022-K1 chromosome 6, RoL_Dexc_1.0, whole genome shotgun sequence:
- the snx22 gene encoding sorting nexin-22 isoform X2 translates to MRGNILCSEEAANSTLCTEKKIIQTPDFPSKRNPHLRTKPLEQRRQELEDYIQDIIYAYEDVPQELLDFLHVKHYHPGNKISSMESLDDLDSQDNSFQLPHQRVMAFFQDPYVANRTSGLPDVVAAGVLQGFYPRGVRVSFTAPALAKPDPAGKAGGR, encoded by the exons ATGAGAGGAAACATTTTGTGCTCAGAAGAAGCAGCGAATTCCACACTCTGCACAGAAAA GAAGATCATCCAGACCCCTGATTTCCCCAGTAAAAGAAATCCTCATCTGAGGACCAAACCTCTGGAGCAGAGGAGGCAGGAGCTGGAGGATTACATCCAG GACATCATCTACGCTTATGAGGACGTGCCGCAGGAGCTGTTAGACTTCCTCCATGTCAAACATTATCACCCAGGCAACAAGATCAGCAGCATGGA ATCACTTGATGATCTGGACAGTCAGGACAACAG TTTTCAGTTGCCGCATCAGCGAGTGATGGCATTCTTCCAGGATCCGTACGTGGCCAATCGCACATCAG GTCTCCCTGATGTGGTCGCAGCAGGAGTCCTGCAAGGGTTCTATCCACGGGGCGTCCGCGTCAGTTTCACAGCCCCCGCCCTTGCCAAGCCTGACCCCGCTGGGAAGGCTGGAGGTCGATGA